The following are encoded together in the Methanosarcina flavescens genome:
- a CDS encoding phosphoribosyltransferase, translated as MSFFKDRVDAGRRLAKELSKYANRSDVLILALPRGGVPVAFEVAKELNVKMDVFIVRKLGVPGNEELAMGAIASNDIRVLNEDVVRSFQVPDRVIATVAANELRELERRERLYRGDRPKPDISGSTVILIDDGLATGATMRAAAAALKTKNPAKIVVAVPTAAPDTCEFFGREVDEVICVTTPEPFYGVGAWYVDFRQTTDEEVIELLEKARTLPAK; from the coding sequence ATGTCATTTTTTAAAGATAGGGTGGATGCTGGAAGAAGGCTGGCGAAAGAGCTTTCTAAATATGCAAATCGTTCGGATGTATTGATACTCGCGCTCCCACGGGGTGGCGTTCCAGTGGCATTTGAGGTTGCAAAGGAACTGAATGTAAAAATGGATGTGTTTATAGTGCGGAAACTGGGAGTGCCCGGAAATGAAGAACTGGCAATGGGAGCTATTGCTTCTAACGATATCCGCGTGTTGAATGAAGATGTTGTCAGGTCGTTTCAGGTACCCGATAGAGTAATTGCTACCGTAGCTGCGAATGAGCTCAGGGAACTTGAGCGCAGAGAACGCCTTTATCGCGGAGACAGGCCCAAACCCGATATAAGTGGGTCGACTGTAATTTTGATAGATGACGGCCTTGCTACGGGCGCAACAATGCGTGCAGCTGCAGCTGCCCTTAAAACCAAAAACCCGGCTAAAATCGTTGTTGCAGTGCCAACAGCTGCACCTGACACATGCGAATTTTTCGGAAGGGAGGTAGACGAAGTAATATGTGTGACTACGCCTGAACCTTTCTATGGGGTTGGAGCCTGGTACGTTGATTTCAGGCAGACAACTGACGAAGAGGTAATTGAACTCCTGGAAAAGGCAAGAACTCTTCCGGCTAAATGA
- a CDS encoding dienelactone hydrolase family protein, which yields MSELSSKSKSSNEIQIPIDSITLEGNLTIPEEAKGIVVFAHGSGSSRFSSRNRFVAQELQKEGLGTLLFDLLTAEEERIDMVTAHLRFDIDLLANRLVEVTNWLLSNPDTKNLNIGYFGASTGAAAALIAAKEHAGVVKAVVSRGGRPDLAEKALPDVKAPTLLIVGGQDFQVIEMNQWALDRLKAEQKELKIVPGATHLFEEPGTLEEVADLAGEWFKRYLLEGK from the coding sequence ATGAGCGAATTATCGAGTAAAAGCAAGAGCAGTAATGAGATTCAAATCCCGATTGATTCCATCACACTTGAAGGAAATCTCACTATTCCTGAAGAAGCGAAAGGAATTGTTGTTTTTGCACACGGCAGCGGGAGCAGTCGTTTTAGCTCGCGGAACCGGTTTGTTGCACAGGAACTTCAGAAGGAAGGCCTCGGAACGCTGTTATTCGACCTGTTGACAGCCGAAGAGGAGAGAATTGACATGGTAACGGCCCATCTCAGGTTTGATATTGACCTGCTTGCAAACCGGCTTGTTGAGGTTACAAACTGGCTTTTGAGCAATCCTGATACTAAAAACCTCAATATAGGTTATTTTGGCGCCAGTACGGGAGCTGCAGCCGCACTCATAGCTGCAAAAGAGCATGCAGGTGTTGTAAAAGCAGTCGTCTCCAGGGGAGGAAGACCTGATCTTGCTGAAAAAGCTCTGCCGGATGTAAAGGCTCCAACACTGCTTATTGTGGGCGGGCAGGATTTTCAGGTAATCGAGATGAATCAGTGGGCATTAGACCGGTTGAAGGCAGAGCAGAAAGAACTTAAAATCGTTCCCGGAGCAACTCATCTTTTCGAAGAGCCGGGCACACTTGAAGAAGTTGCAGATTTAGCTGGAGAATGGTTTAAAAGATATCTTCTGGAAGGGAAATAA
- a CDS encoding CHASE4 domain-containing protein encodes MSRIDISKKVLLVTLLIFAVLTAAFTLTYSMQRSNFLELEHNDTLENVERVQNAVSAEQEYLDSIVQDWACWDDTYEFIENGNLQYINVNLQNQTLAGIKLHVTLFVNESGDVVYAKSIDIDTAEEVSVPQELLQLIKDGTLLTKAENETISGFVLLEESPMFIACHPILTSNSKGPVRGTLIFGKYFDEALLASFEDATCYSLTMYRTYEELPADVRSQIKSFSDFPDRPIIIPENDERIAGFFELEDISGKPALIIKADFPRRLYSNGERILDNMYFFLLLTGLMTGIGVKFALDRLFVSRIIQIDDFVTRIRSERDLSRRLSLENNDELYRLSKEINGMLNEINLAEQELKAQEQEKKVLLDSLNELVIFVSPELKIIWVNRSALECMNIELQKAIGMSLKDIPGTVGLLSSYLNFERIFVTGNKKSGEFTTKDGKTWYIQAIPVTGEDGKIIGILEMCRDITEKKKAEQLRKREINHRIKNNLQIVSSLLDLQAEKFSDRKVIEAFKESESRILSMSLIHQELYESGKLDSLDFSSYLRKLIADLIKSYNTKTGEIRVKLDISTVFLEVDTAVSLGIIINELFTNSIKYAFPAGAGGEISISLVREKSIEEITGNNSTGEILLESSGKLSGASKNYKLIYADNGKGFPEGLDFRNPESLGLQLVNALINQIEGSLDLERRNGTKFIIHFKSEL; translated from the coding sequence GTGTCCAGAATAGATATCAGTAAAAAGGTTCTTTTAGTAACCCTTTTAATTTTTGCTGTTCTTACAGCTGCCTTTACTCTCACCTATAGCATGCAGCGTTCTAACTTTCTGGAACTTGAACATAATGATACACTGGAGAATGTAGAAAGAGTACAGAATGCCGTTTCAGCTGAACAGGAGTACTTGGATTCCATCGTGCAGGATTGGGCTTGTTGGGATGATACTTATGAATTTATTGAGAATGGAAACCTGCAATATATCAATGTAAATCTACAGAATCAGACCCTTGCAGGAATCAAGCTTCATGTGACACTTTTTGTAAACGAATCCGGAGATGTGGTCTATGCAAAATCAATAGATATTGATACCGCAGAAGAAGTATCGGTCCCTCAGGAGTTACTTCAACTGATAAAAGACGGAACTCTTCTTACAAAAGCAGAAAATGAAACCATAAGCGGTTTTGTATTACTCGAAGAAAGCCCTATGTTTATTGCCTGTCATCCAATCCTTACGTCAAATTCAAAGGGACCTGTGAGAGGCACTTTGATTTTCGGAAAATATTTTGATGAGGCACTTCTGGCTTCTTTCGAAGATGCTACCTGTTATTCCCTTACAATGTACAGAACTTATGAAGAATTGCCTGCTGACGTCAGATCACAGATTAAAAGCTTTTCGGATTTTCCAGATAGACCCATCATTATACCTGAAAACGATGAGAGAATAGCAGGTTTCTTCGAATTAGAAGATATTTCAGGCAAGCCTGCCCTTATTATTAAAGCAGATTTCCCCAGAAGGCTCTATTCAAATGGCGAGAGAATCCTGGATAATATGTATTTTTTCCTTTTACTAACCGGACTTATGACAGGCATAGGAGTTAAATTTGCACTTGACAGGCTGTTCGTCTCAAGAATAATACAAATTGACGATTTCGTTACTCGGATCAGGTCGGAGAGGGATCTTTCCCGAAGGTTGTCCCTTGAGAATAATGATGAGCTCTATCGCCTTTCAAAAGAGATTAACGGGATGTTAAATGAAATTAATCTTGCAGAACAGGAATTAAAGGCACAGGAACAAGAAAAGAAAGTCCTGCTCGATTCCCTGAATGAGCTGGTTATTTTCGTAAGCCCTGAGCTTAAAATTATCTGGGTAAACAGGTCTGCCCTTGAATGTATGAACATAGAGCTTCAAAAGGCAATTGGAATGTCCCTTAAAGATATTCCTGGTACAGTTGGCCTTCTATCCAGTTACCTGAATTTTGAGCGGATTTTTGTAACAGGCAATAAAAAATCAGGGGAATTTACTACAAAGGATGGCAAGACCTGGTACATTCAGGCAATTCCTGTAACCGGAGAGGATGGAAAAATTATAGGCATCCTTGAGATGTGCAGGGACATTACGGAAAAGAAAAAAGCTGAGCAGTTGCGGAAGAGAGAGATCAACCATAGAATTAAAAACAACCTGCAGATAGTTTCGTCCCTGCTTGATCTTCAGGCTGAAAAGTTCAGTGACAGAAAGGTCATTGAAGCTTTTAAGGAAAGCGAAAGCCGTATTCTATCGATGTCTCTTATTCACCAGGAGCTCTACGAATCTGGAAAATTGGATTCTCTTGATTTTTCGTCCTATCTCCGTAAACTGATAGCCGATCTTATCAAATCATACAATACCAAAACCGGTGAAATTCGCGTAAAGCTTGATATCAGTACTGTTTTCCTGGAGGTCGATACTGCGGTTTCCCTGGGCATTATAATAAATGAACTGTTTACAAATTCTATTAAGTACGCTTTTCCAGCAGGAGCAGGCGGTGAAATCTCGATTTCACTGGTCAGAGAAAAATCTATAGAAGAAATAACAGGAAATAATTCCACGGGTGAAATCCTTCTTGAAAGCTCAGGAAAGCTTTCCGGAGCGAGTAAAAATTATAAGCTTATTTATGCAGACAATGGGAAAGGGTTTCCGGAAGGGCTCGATTTCAGGAACCCTGAATCTCTGGGTTTGCAGCTTGTAAACGCTCTTATAAACCAGATAGAGGGCAGTTTAGATCTGGAAAGGAGAAATGGAACAAAGTTTATTATACATTTTAAAAGTGAGCTTTAG
- a CDS encoding FAD-dependent oxidoreductase: MTHGKNTGYTLPGRAESYWLATTPESNYPALSGDINVDVAIIGGGIVGITSAFLLKEVGVSVAVIEADRIIKGATGYTTAKITSQHNLIYDRLISRFGRAQAKQYAEANQAAIDRIEYIVRSWDISCDFAQKSAYVYAGSENSAQKILDEVRAARSLGLPASFENSLPLPFETYGAVRFNRQAQFHPRKYLCALAREIEGDSCYIFEKTRALGIEGGEPVVIKTDRGTVRADDVIQATHFPILDKPGELFKKLSQSMSYVLGLRIEETFPDGMFINAEEPARSLRSQPAEGGELVLAVGDGHPTGSGNPTHQHYRQLEDWARSIYNVRSIDYHWLTEDVVSEDGVPLIGRLTPDSEHSYLATGFGKWGMTTGTAAAVIITDMILGRDNPWAEVYDPSRFREISELIIREDLPEVEPGQGTLVEKGEDKVAVYRDPQGVLYTLNPACRHMGCTVSWNDADRTWDCHCHGSRYNARGEVIQSPAVYGLLEKKVKEQNQYR, encoded by the coding sequence ATGACACATGGGAAAAATACTGGTTATACTCTGCCTGGCAGGGCAGAATCATACTGGCTAGCAACTACCCCTGAATCAAACTATCCTGCTCTCTCAGGGGATATTAATGTTGACGTGGCGATAATCGGGGGAGGAATAGTCGGAATTACTTCGGCTTTTCTTTTGAAGGAAGTGGGGGTGTCTGTCGCAGTTATCGAGGCAGACAGGATAATAAAAGGAGCTACAGGCTATACAACAGCAAAAATCACATCCCAGCACAACCTTATTTATGACAGACTGATCTCACGATTTGGAAGAGCACAGGCGAAACAGTACGCTGAGGCTAATCAGGCGGCAATCGACAGAATAGAGTATATCGTTCGTTCATGGGACATATCCTGTGACTTCGCTCAAAAGTCGGCGTATGTCTATGCAGGTTCTGAAAATTCTGCACAGAAAATTCTGGATGAGGTCCGAGCAGCCAGGAGCCTGGGGCTTCCAGCCTCATTTGAAAATAGTCTACCGTTGCCTTTTGAGACCTACGGAGCAGTCCGCTTTAACAGACAGGCACAGTTTCATCCTCGAAAATACCTGTGTGCCCTTGCCAGAGAGATTGAGGGAGATAGTTGCTATATTTTTGAGAAAACTCGGGCACTCGGGATAGAAGGAGGAGAGCCCGTAGTAATTAAAACTGATAGGGGGACAGTAAGAGCTGACGATGTAATTCAGGCAACGCATTTCCCGATCCTTGATAAGCCAGGAGAACTGTTCAAAAAACTATCTCAGTCTATGTCGTATGTACTTGGACTACGCATTGAAGAAACATTTCCGGATGGAATGTTTATAAATGCTGAGGAGCCTGCCCGGTCCCTCCGCTCCCAGCCTGCTGAGGGAGGTGAACTTGTGCTTGCAGTTGGCGACGGGCATCCGACAGGGAGTGGAAATCCAACACATCAGCACTACAGGCAGCTTGAGGATTGGGCAAGGTCGATCTATAATGTAAGGTCTATTGACTACCACTGGTTAACTGAGGATGTAGTATCTGAAGATGGTGTGCCGCTTATAGGAAGGCTTACTCCGGACAGCGAGCATTCCTATCTGGCTACCGGATTCGGGAAGTGGGGCATGACAACTGGCACTGCGGCAGCAGTGATAATCACGGATATGATTCTTGGCAGGGATAATCCGTGGGCTGAGGTATACGATCCATCAAGGTTCAGAGAAATATCCGAACTCATTATCCGGGAAGATCTCCCAGAAGTTGAACCAGGTCAGGGCACCCTTGTTGAGAAAGGAGAGGACAAGGTGGCTGTATACAGGGACCCTCAGGGCGTACTTTATACTCTCAATCCTGCCTGCAGGCACATGGGATGCACGGTATCCTGGAATGATGCTGATAGAACCTGGGACTGCCATTGCCACGGTTCTCGTTATAATGCCAGGGGAGAAGTAATTCAGAGTCCTGCTGTTTATGGGCTTCTGGAGAAGAAAGTAAAGGAGCAGAACCAGTATCGGTGA
- a CDS encoding FAD-dependent oxidoreductase, which produces MADNKKTDYILPGRAESYWLATTPESSYPPLSGDIHIDVAILGGGIVGITTAFLLKEAGVSSVAVIEADRILKGVTGYTTAKITSQHGLIYDSLISKFGKEQAQQYADSNQAAVEKIASIVSSKGIACDFVRMPAYVYASSEESIVNIRNEVDAAQSLGLPASFESDLPLPFKTYGAVRFGNQAQFHPRKYLCALAKEIEGDGCHIFEKTKALKLEGDGPITIITDKGTIKANKVIQATHFPIHDKPGLFFQRLYQSRSYVLGFHIEEPFPRGMFISAEEPIRSLRSQPAGEGELILVSGEGHRTGEGNEIDHYQNLEKWIRSIYPVNSIDYHWSTQDVITVDHVPYIGQMTSDDENMYIATGFRKWGMTTGTAAAMILTDMILGKSNSWEEVYNPSRFKPLESAKTFFSQVAEATKGLVGERIVPTHEKASQILPGEGAIVKIEGERVAAYRDEAGVLHTLDPSCKHMGCIVSWNNAEKTWDCPCHGSRYSATGKVIKSPAVYSLSEKKVRE; this is translated from the coding sequence ATGGCAGACAACAAGAAAACTGACTATATCCTGCCTGGAAGGGCAGAGTCTTACTGGCTGGCAACCACGCCTGAATCTAGCTATCCTCCTCTTTCCGGAGATATTCATATAGATGTGGCAATTCTGGGAGGCGGGATAGTGGGTATTACAACTGCTTTCCTTCTAAAGGAAGCAGGGGTATCGTCCGTGGCAGTGATCGAAGCGGATCGGATTCTCAAAGGGGTAACAGGCTATACAACAGCAAAAATTACATCCCAGCATGGCCTGATCTATGACAGCCTGATCTCAAAATTCGGAAAAGAACAGGCTCAGCAGTATGCAGACTCCAATCAGGCAGCCGTAGAGAAGATAGCTTCCATAGTAAGCTCAAAAGGCATAGCCTGTGATTTTGTCCGCATGCCGGCTTACGTTTATGCCAGTTCAGAAGAGTCGATTGTAAATATCCGGAACGAGGTAGATGCAGCTCAAAGCCTCGGGCTCCCGGCTTCGTTTGAATCTGACCTTCCGCTGCCTTTTAAAACGTACGGTGCAGTCCGTTTCGGCAATCAGGCTCAGTTCCATCCCAGAAAATATCTCTGTGCCCTGGCAAAGGAGATTGAAGGCGATGGCTGCCATATCTTTGAAAAGACGAAGGCATTGAAGCTCGAAGGAGATGGCCCTATAACTATAATAACGGATAAAGGGACCATCAAAGCAAACAAAGTTATCCAGGCGACACATTTTCCGATTCACGACAAGCCCGGGTTGTTTTTCCAGCGCCTGTATCAGTCCCGCTCATATGTCCTGGGGTTTCATATTGAAGAGCCTTTCCCGCGGGGAATGTTTATCAGTGCCGAAGAACCTATCAGATCCCTGCGTTCCCAACCTGCAGGGGAAGGCGAACTAATACTTGTATCAGGAGAAGGGCACAGGACTGGGGAGGGGAATGAAATCGACCACTATCAAAACCTCGAGAAATGGATAAGATCAATCTACCCAGTCAACTCCATCGATTATCACTGGTCAACTCAGGATGTCATAACTGTTGACCATGTTCCCTACATTGGCCAGATGACCTCTGATGACGAAAACATGTATATTGCAACAGGATTCCGGAAATGGGGTATGACCACAGGCACTGCTGCAGCGATGATTCTTACAGATATGATCCTCGGAAAATCTAACTCCTGGGAGGAGGTATATAATCCTTCACGATTCAAGCCTCTTGAATCGGCTAAAACCTTTTTCTCACAGGTTGCCGAAGCAACCAAAGGCCTTGTGGGAGAACGGATAGTTCCCACTCATGAGAAAGCCTCACAGATCTTGCCTGGAGAGGGTGCAATTGTAAAAATCGAAGGAGAAAGAGTTGCAGCATACAGGGACGAGGCAGGGGTGCTCCATACTCTTGACCCCTCCTGCAAACACATGGGATGCATTGTTTCCTGGAACAATGCGGAAAAAACCTGGGACTGCCCGTGTCATGGTTCCCGCTACAGCGCAACTGGAAAGGTAATCAAAAGTCCTGCAGTATATAGCCTTTCGGAAAAGAAGGTCAGGGAGTGA
- a CDS encoding AAA family ATPase: protein MRYMVFLRGVPGSGKSTFVRENNLEPYTISSDSIRLLLKPPVLSVTGRPVISQKINRRAWGLIYSLIKSHMEEGDFIVLDATNAGNADIAKYRKLVKTYRYKAICIDFSDIPLEIAKERNRKRPEYEIVPETVIDEMYSTISRQKVPSFVTVIKPQEFHEKFLYKATDFSHYRRIHHIGDINGNYRALKEYLACGLNESDLYIFLGDYAGSRAEISENTEVVKFLISIMDRNNVILLEGDQEAYSCSLAGGGEQTQTSGLEDRVHNILEMKQAGIINNDISILCKKLRLSAYYKFHNKCVLVTHGGLSNLPENLILIGADQMINGVGEPEDAYLVASSFNRNTGENIYQVHGHRNPENLPIENGRTFNLCPEEEGSLRIVTLDREGFHSQEIKRSV from the coding sequence ATGAGGTATATGGTGTTTTTGAGGGGAGTGCCCGGTTCCGGCAAATCAACTTTTGTCAGGGAAAATAACCTTGAACCTTATACAATTTCTTCAGACAGTATCCGGCTGCTCCTTAAGCCTCCTGTTTTGTCTGTCACCGGAAGACCAGTTATTTCTCAAAAGATCAATCGCCGGGCCTGGGGGCTCATTTACTCGCTTATAAAAAGCCATATGGAGGAAGGAGATTTCATAGTCCTTGACGCAACGAATGCGGGAAATGCAGATATTGCAAAGTACAGGAAGCTTGTCAAAACCTACAGGTATAAAGCCATCTGTATTGATTTCTCGGACATTCCTCTTGAGATTGCAAAGGAGAGAAACAGGAAAAGGCCTGAGTATGAGATTGTGCCTGAGACTGTAATTGATGAGATGTACTCCACAATAAGCAGGCAAAAGGTACCTTCATTCGTTACAGTAATAAAGCCACAGGAATTTCATGAAAAATTCCTGTATAAGGCTACTGACTTTTCCCATTATAGAAGAATCCATCACATAGGGGACATAAACGGGAATTATAGGGCTCTTAAGGAGTACCTTGCATGCGGGCTAAATGAGAGTGACCTGTATATTTTTCTAGGAGATTACGCAGGTAGCAGAGCTGAAATCTCTGAGAACACTGAGGTTGTTAAATTTCTTATCTCCATAATGGACAGGAATAACGTTATCCTGCTCGAAGGAGACCAGGAAGCATATTCTTGCAGCCTGGCAGGAGGCGGAGAACAAACCCAGACCTCCGGGCTAGAGGATAGAGTGCATAATATTCTAGAAATGAAGCAGGCAGGCATTATAAATAACGATATTTCCATCTTATGTAAGAAATTGAGGTTATCTGCTTACTATAAATTCCATAACAAATGCGTGCTCGTAACTCATGGAGGCCTGAGTAACCTTCCTGAAAACCTGATTCTTATAGGAGCCGATCAGATGATTAACGGCGTGGGAGAACCCGAAGATGCCTATCTAGTTGCTTCGAGTTTCAACAGAAACACAGGTGAAAACATTTATCAGGTTCACGGGCACAGGAATCCTGAAAATCTCCCCATTGAAAACGGAAGAACGTTCAATTTGTGCCCTGAAGAAGAAGGTTCCCTTAGAATCGTCACTCTTGACAGAGAAGGCTTTCACAGCCAGGAAATCAAAAGAAGCGTATAA
- a CDS encoding DUF1699 family protein — MKIRVVSSRNEIFTLNPNERMVHLAFRPSNKDIFELVETCPKIEAIQLPKSYKGTISRSIEMFLEMQKIQLIEGDVWGHRKDINEYYTIPSSVIEKIKEMRIEGKSNEDIEAKVSRESKINREMVAYIMNKDAPA; from the coding sequence ATGAAAATTAGAGTTGTTAGCTCAAGAAACGAGATTTTTACACTGAATCCAAATGAAAGAATGGTGCATCTGGCTTTCAGACCTTCGAACAAGGACATTTTCGAACTGGTTGAAACCTGTCCGAAGATTGAGGCTATTCAGTTACCTAAATCTTACAAGGGCACAATTTCAAGATCTATAGAAATGTTCCTTGAAATGCAGAAAATCCAGCTTATTGAAGGTGATGTATGGGGGCACAGGAAGGATATTAACGAATACTACACCATTCCATCATCAGTTATTGAGAAAATAAAGGAAATGAGAATCGAAGGTAAATCCAATGAGGATATTGAAGCAAAGGTCTCAAGGGAGAGCAAAATCAACCGTGAAATGGTTGCCTATATCATGAACAAAGATGCTCCAGCCTGA
- a CDS encoding NosD domain-containing protein yields MQKTKIVILVVLVLFTLRAVAGSASAAIIYVEPGDSIQKAVNNARPGDTIIVKPGTYNGDIEISTANLTLISSSPHKTIIKAKNNAFNIYESNVVIKNFDIRGPGKYSGICFSFSRTESTNGAFYCTVQNNRISNFSIGADIGFYMNSGGEYILNNDIFNCETGIYAFDLMFETLTVSGNRITNCDNGLYLIDAPCIVINNNFNNTVNINAPEGIECIFNTTKTAGKNIVGGPYLGGNYWATPSGRGFSQTHSDKNGDGFADEPYKLDNSHNSIDYLPLISLKSPVAAFSASPTSGKAPLKVKFTDKSTGLPTSWKWSFGDGNYSTAKNPVHKYGKTGKYTVSLEAKNKKGSNTKTTYNYISVK; encoded by the coding sequence TTGCAGAAAACAAAAATAGTTATCTTGGTGGTACTAGTGCTTTTTACACTTCGAGCTGTTGCTGGCAGCGCTTCTGCTGCAATTATTTATGTAGAGCCTGGAGACTCGATTCAAAAAGCAGTAAATAACGCGCGACCGGGCGATACAATAATTGTAAAGCCAGGAACATATAACGGAGATATAGAGATTTCAACCGCAAATCTGACTCTAATATCAAGCAGTCCGCATAAAACAATAATTAAAGCTAAGAATAATGCCTTTAATATTTACGAAAGTAATGTTGTAATAAAAAATTTTGATATAAGAGGTCCGGGTAAATACTCAGGCATTTGTTTTTCGTTTAGCCGCACCGAATCTACCAATGGAGCTTTTTACTGCACAGTTCAAAATAACAGGATATCTAATTTTAGTATAGGTGCAGATATTGGATTTTATATGAATAGTGGAGGTGAATACATTCTCAATAATGATATTTTCAACTGCGAGACAGGAATATATGCCTTTGATCTTATGTTCGAAACCCTGACAGTTAGTGGAAATCGTATTACAAACTGTGATAATGGATTATATCTTATTGATGCCCCATGTATTGTTATAAACAATAATTTTAATAATACCGTAAATATAAATGCTCCTGAAGGGATTGAATGTATATTCAACACTACGAAAACGGCCGGGAAAAACATTGTAGGTGGCCCGTATCTGGGGGGCAACTACTGGGCAACCCCATCAGGCAGGGGCTTTTCACAGACCCATTCCGACAAGAACGGAGATGGTTTTGCAGATGAGCCATATAAACTGGACAATTCCCACAATTCCATTGATTATCTCCCTCTTATATCTTTGAAATCCCCGGTTGCTGCTTTTTCGGCATCTCCTACCTCAGGGAAAGCCCCATTGAAGGTTAAGTTTACTGACAAAAGTACAGGCTTACCCACCTCATGGAAATGGAGTTTTGGAGACGGAAATTATTCAACCGCCAAAAATCCTGTGCATAAGTACGGTAAAACCGGAAAATACACCGTTAGCTTAGAAGCTAAGAATAAAAAAGGCAGTAACACTAAAACCACTTATAATTATATCAGTGTAAAGTAA
- a CDS encoding pentapeptide repeat-containing protein: MVGIAGKKNLRGANLKGADLRGTNFQGANLEKANLIEADLRKANLTNANLKGADLFEANLKEANLEEAYLIWADLRWVQLEAANLEKAHLEGSKLEGANLERADLKEANLEGANLKNVNLRGTSLEGANFRGANLEGISLEGANLKASILEEAYGLSIEQLSKVRTLYNAKLDEKLLISLKEKYPALFERPNYKE, encoded by the coding sequence ATGGTGGGTATTGCGGGAAAGAAAAATCTGCGAGGAGCTAATCTTAAGGGAGCTGACCTTCGAGGAACAAACTTCCAAGGAGCTAACCTCGAAAAAGCTAACCTTATAGAGGCTGACCTCAGGAAGGCTAACCTTACAAATGCTAACCTTAAAGGGGCTGACCTTTTTGAGGCGAACCTTAAAGAGGCTAACCTTGAGGAAGCTTATCTTATATGGGCTGACCTCAGATGGGTTCAGCTTGAAGCGGCTAACCTTGAAAAAGCTCATCTTGAAGGGAGTAAACTTGAAGGAGCCAACCTTGAGAGAGCGGATCTTAAAGAGGCTAACCTTGAGGGGGCAAATCTTAAAAATGTTAACCTAAGAGGAACGAGTCTCGAAGGAGCTAACTTTAGAGGGGCAAATCTTGAGGGCATTAGCCTTGAGGGAGCAAACCTTAAAGCATCTATCCTTGAAGAGGCATACGGTCTGTCAATTGAGCAACTTTCGAAGGTTAGAACCCTTTATAACGCAAAATTAGATGAAAAACTACTCATATCGTTGAAAGAAAAATATCCTGCCCTTTTTGAAAGACCTAATTATAAAGAATAA
- a CDS encoding inorganic diphosphatase has protein sequence MTERQVESVLIEIPKGSRNKYEYDKEKKVIKYDRMLSSSMVYPSDYGFFPDTLALDGDPLDAMVLTWEPTFPGCVIDVHLVALFDMEDDKGRDEKILCVPKNDPMWNYIETTDQVPPHLFKEITHFFQNYKKLEGKHVNVFGWKGLETAVDILQEAKARYIEQKKQ, from the coding sequence ATGACTGAACGACAGGTCGAAAGTGTACTTATCGAAATCCCGAAAGGAAGCCGGAACAAATACGAGTACGATAAAGAAAAAAAAGTAATTAAATACGACAGAATGCTTTCTTCATCAATGGTATATCCTTCAGATTATGGTTTTTTCCCAGATACCCTGGCCCTTGACGGTGACCCATTAGACGCTATGGTTTTAACCTGGGAACCTACCTTTCCGGGTTGTGTAATAGATGTACATCTCGTAGCACTGTTTGATATGGAAGACGATAAAGGAAGAGACGAAAAAATCCTCTGCGTTCCGAAGAACGATCCTATGTGGAACTATATTGAAACAACTGACCAGGTTCCACCTCACCTATTTAAAGAGATTACTCACTTCTTCCAGAATTACAAAAAATTAGAGGGCAAACATGTGAATGTTTTCGGCTGGAAAGGTCTCGAAACAGCCGTTGATATACTCCAGGAAGCTAAAGCCCGTTATATTGAACAAAAAAAGCAATGA
- a CDS encoding type IV pilin: MFISNKAVSPVIGVVLMVAITVILAAAIGSTVFGQGTARSAPQANLDIRAGDIYVDGGNGADTAASVKIEHLGGDSINFKTDGTTKIMVSVDGKDSKKLDSSTIKADLGVLSVGDVKDLRLIEEDNNADGEGPYLKEVIRGSIVNIKIIDLKTNQLICDKTVRF; the protein is encoded by the coding sequence TTGTTTATAAGTAACAAAGCAGTTTCCCCGGTTATCGGCGTCGTCCTGATGGTTGCAATAACCGTCATCCTCGCCGCCGCAATAGGATCTACAGTGTTTGGACAGGGTACTGCACGATCCGCACCGCAAGCAAATCTCGACATTCGAGCAGGTGATATCTACGTTGATGGTGGTAATGGGGCAGATACAGCAGCAAGTGTAAAAATCGAACACCTTGGTGGAGACTCGATTAATTTCAAAACCGACGGAACTACAAAAATTATGGTATCTGTTGATGGTAAAGACTCTAAAAAACTTGATTCCAGTACCATTAAGGCAGATCTTGGCGTTTTAAGTGTTGGTGATGTCAAAGACCTTAGATTAATTGAAGAGGATAATAATGCGGATGGTGAGGGACCTTATCTCAAGGAAGTTATACGCGGTAGCATTGTCAATATAAAAATTATTGATCTAAAAACTAATCAGCTTATTTGCGACAAGACTGTACGGTTCTAA